A window of Aeromicrobium duanguangcaii genomic DNA:
CCCCAGTCCTGTCCGTACGTCGCCACCACGATATCGCCGGCCTTCAGACGCTTGAGGGTGGCGCGCGCGGACTCGACCTCTTCTGCGGCGCTGCGTCCCTTGAGCGCGAGCAGCATTCCGCCCGGCTTCACCAGGGGCATGCACCAGCGGCCCAGCTTGTCGAGGGCCGCCACCGCACGGGCGGTGACGACGTCGTACTTCTCGGAAACCTCTTCGGCGCGCGCCCGCAGCACCGTCACGTTGTCCAGGCCCAACTCCGCGGAGGCTTCCTCGAGGAAGGTCGCTCGACGCAGGAGGGGTTCGATCAAGGTGACGTGCAGATCGGGGCGCGCGATGGCCCACACCAGGCCGGGGAGTCCGGCCCCGGCTCCGACATCCGCGACCGTGGCGTTCTCAGGAACGCGAACGACCGGGGCGGCGCAGTTCAGCAGATGGCGGTCCCACAGGCGGTCGACTTCGCGCGGACCGATCAGGCCGCGCTCGACACCGGCCGTAGCCAGGATCTCGGCATAGCGTTCGGCGAGCGGGAGGCGCTCGCCGA
This region includes:
- the rsmG gene encoding 16S rRNA (guanine(527)-N(7))-methyltransferase RsmG, translating into MTVSRETAAFGERLPLAERYAEILATAGVERGLIGPREVDRLWDRHLLNCAAPVVRVPENATVADVGAGAGLPGLVWAIARPDLHVTLIEPLLRRATFLEEASAELGLDNVTVLRARAEEVSEKYDVVTARAVAALDKLGRWCMPLVKPGGMLLALKGRSAAEEVESARATLKRLKAGDIVVATYGQDWGLEVPTTVVEVQRR